A stretch of Natator depressus isolate rNatDep1 chromosome 2, rNatDep2.hap1, whole genome shotgun sequence DNA encodes these proteins:
- the IRF4 gene encoding LOW QUALITY PROTEIN: interferon regulatory factor 4 (The sequence of the model RefSeq protein was modified relative to this genomic sequence to represent the inferred CDS: inserted 1 base in 1 codon; deleted 1 base in 1 codon), whose translation MPSYTLSICFINTHTHTHTGAGGAGRDKYSVYRGTWSRCLSPCPGAAHPCSQGAVALRARAWPTHPAGKRLSLGPLAAVHRGEELSPVPLPGSSPVAKLSSPGRPTPEAAASGVAFNSGRLSPSSPLPPAPLPSVSWCPGVCXRVRGMNLESSECGMSSVSCGNGKLRQWLIDQIDSGKYPGLVWENDEKSIFRIPWKHAGKQDYNREEDAALFKAWALFKGKFREGIDKPDPPTWKTRLRCALNKSNDFEELVERSQLDISDPYKVYRIVPEGAKKGAKQLSLEDQQIMMNHPYTMTSPYTSLQAQVSNYMVPHERNWRDFAPEQPHPDIPYQCQSVPFAARSHHWQGPACENGCQVTGTFYACAPSESQTPGIPIEPSIRSGEALALSDCRLHICLYYREILVKEMTTSSPEGCRISHAQNYEVSSLDQVIFPYPEDNGQRKNIEKLLSHLERGVILWMAPDGLYAKRLCQSRIYWDGPLALCSDRPNKLEREQTCKLFDTQQFLAELQAFAHHGRPLPRFQVALCFGEEFPDPQRQRKLITAHVEPMFARQLYYFAQQNSGHFLRGYDLPEHVTSPEDYHRSIRHSSIQE comes from the exons ATGCCCAGCTATACTCTCAGTATCTGtttcataaacacacacacacacacacacacaggcgcGGGAGGAGCAGGTAGAGATAAATACAGTGTCTATCGAGGCACGTGGAGTCGCTGTCTCTCCCCGTGCCCAGGAGCAGCCCATCCATGCAGCCAGGGCGCAGTAGCTCTCAGGGCCAGGGCCTGGCCGACTCACCCCGCCGGGAAGAGGCTCTCGCTGGGCCCCCTTGCTGCTGTGCATCGGGGAGAGGAACTTTCTCCCGTTCCCCTCCCAGGCTCGAGCCCCGTCGCAAAGTTAAGCAGCCCGGGCCGGCCCACGCCTGAGGCTGCAGCTAGCGGGGTGGCGTTTAATAGCGGgcgtctctctcct tcctctcctctccccccggcccccttgCCCTCCGTAAGCTGGTGCCCGGGCGTGT AGCGAGTGCGTGGCATGAACCTGGAGAGCAGCGAGTGCGGGATGAGCTCGGTGAGCTGCGGCAACGGGAAGCTCCGCCAGTGGCTGATTGACCAGATCGACAGCGGCAAGTACCCGGGCCTGGTGTGGGAGAACGACGAGAAGAGCATCTTCCGCATCCCCTGGAAGCACGCCGGCAAGCAGGACTACAACCGCGAGGAGGATGCCGCCCTCTTCAAG GCTTGGGctctttttaaaggaaagttcAGAGAGGGCATTGATAAACCAGATCCCCCAACTTGGAAGACAAGGCTGCGGTGTGCTTTGAACAAGAGCAATGACTTTGAAGAACTGGTTGAGAGAAGCCAGCTGGATATTTCTGATCCATATAAAGTGTACCGAATAGTTCCAGAAGGAGCTAAAAAAG GAGCAAAACAACTCAGCCTAGAAGATCAACAGATAATGATGAACCATCCATACACAATGACTTCTCCTTACACTTCACTACAGGCTCAG GTGTCAAACTACATGGTACCTCATGAACGTAACTGGAGAGATTTTGCCCCAGAGCAGCCACACCCTGACATCCCCTACCAATGCCAAAGTGTTCCTTTTGCAGCTCGCAGTCACCATTGGCAAGGTCCTGCTTGTGAAAACG GTTGTCAGGTGACTGGAACCTTTTATGCTTGTGCACCATCTGAGTCACAGACTCCTGGGATCCCAATAGAGCCAAGCATAAGGTCTGGTGAAGCTCTTGCACTATCAG ACTGTCGACTACACATCTGTCTATATTACCGTGAAATACTGGTGAAAGAGATGACGACTTCAAGTCCTGAAGGCTGTAGAATATCTCATGCCCAAAATTATGAGGTCAGCAGCTTGGATCAAGTTATCTTCCCGTATCCAGAAGATaatggccagaggaaaaacatAGAAAAATTACTGAGCCACTTGGAACGAGGAGTAATACTCTGGATGGCACCTGATGGGCTTTATGCTAAGAGACTTTGTCAAAGCAGGATCTACTGGGATGGACCTCTGGCTTTATGCAGTGACAGGCCAAATAAACTGGAAAGGGAGCAGACCTGCAAACTTTTTGATACTCAGCAATTTTTAGCAG AATTGCAAGCTTTTGCCCACCATGGACGTCCATTGCCTAGATTCCAGGTTGCTCTGTGTTTTGGAGAGGAATTTCCAGACCCACAAAGGCAGAGGAAGCTAATTACAGCCCAC GTTGAGCCAATGTTTGCAAGGCAGCTGTATTACTTTGCTCAACAAAACAGTGGACATTTTCTGAGAGGCTATGATTTACCAGAACATGTCACTAGTCCAGAGGATTACCACAGATCTATTCGCCATTCCTCCATTCAAGAATAA